From the genome of Ziziphus jujuba cultivar Dongzao chromosome 4, ASM3175591v1:
CATGGCTCGTGCGGCTAGGCTCCACTCACTTCTCTCTTTGCAAGCTCTCTATCCCACTCTGACTCGTCGGTCGACTTTTTCAGCCGACTTCTTCCAGCTCAGTTGTTTATGCTCAACCGGCCGGCTGTTCTCCTCCATGAACGCCTTGAAACCTCCATTAAAGCCGGTCCTTGCGCAGGCTAAGCGAGGCTTTTCTGTCAACGACGACGACGTAGCTTCTCGTAAGTCTTTGCAAAGCTCGAAATATTTAACGactttaaagaaaacaaataaataaaataattgttttaattttgtggTGAAACTTCAATGTTTTTTTAGCTGATGATCTTCGATATGAGGCACCGCTCAGAATCGTGGAATATCCAGACCCAATACTGAGAGCGAAGAACAAGCGGATAGAGTCGTTCGATGACAATCTAAAGAAGTTAGTTGGTGATATGTTCGATATAATGTACAAGTATGTTTCATAAATTGCTATTGTTAGCTACAAATCAGTGCCTTACTTGCTTAGCCAATTGCTGAACAGAACAAGAAGTTAACGAATGAATCTGTGCAAAAATATTGCCTTTTAAGTTTATATGCTTTTTCATAACTTGTTGAGCTTCAATTGAAGCTATTTCGAATTTCTATGTTGGCGTTGTTTATGGAACTTCTATGGATAAAGCCTTTTCCCCCCTAGGTTACTGCTTATGTAGAGTCCTTGGCTATCTACAGGAATGTGAACAATACTTGTTGGCTTCCTTTTCCACAGAACCGATGGAATTGGGCTGTCGGCACCCCAAGTAGGAATTAATGTTCAACTTATGGTCTTTAATCCAGTCGGCGAACGCGGTGAAGGAGAGGAAATTGTTCTTGTAAATCCAAGAGTTaacaaatattcaaagaaaataGTGCTCTTTAATGAAGGTTGCTTATCTTTCCCAGGGATTTATGCTGATGTAGAGGTACTTATAATTGCTTGGTCTTTCCCCTTTACTATATTATTGCAAATTGATCTTACATTCTAATTGGATTCTGAACGACTGAATTTAGAAGAAAAGCAAAATTTATACGCATTCAATACGGTTTGGTGTCTTGTTCACTGAATACAATTCTCACAAACTCGCTAAAGTTGGCATTTTTCCTCATTCCTGCTTGTTTCCTGAATTCTTGTTTGGTcagggtaaaaaaattattatagatATCATCCATAACAGCTAAGCTGCAATCTCttaatttcattttgttgaGGCTGTTTATTACATTTGGATATGTAATGCCTTCTAGTTCTGTTTTGGGATTTGCAGATTCTTTCGATTGTTTTATATTATCTCTTTGACTGAATTTGCATCTCTCCATTTCCCTGTTTGCAGAGACCAGAAACTATAAAGATTGATGCAAGAGACATAAATGGTGCAAGATTTTCAGTCAGCTTGTCAGGTCTTCCTGCACGGATTTTCCAGCATGAATTTGATCATTTGCAGGTCTTTTACTCAGCTTTGATTGAATCTATCTAATAGAACGTCAAACATGCTTTTAGAACAGGCTTTTAAATGGATGATTGTGAGATAAGCATGTCCCAATATTCCACTTTGTAAACTTGAAGCTTTACAGAGATCCAGTTACGGACTTGGTTCTAAAAAAATGGCTGACTGTGAAATAAGCTGACCCAACGTGGCACTTTGTAGAGTTAAAGCTTTACCAAAATCCAATTAGTTACCCACATGTGAAATGGTTTTGGAACCTGTTACCAAAACGTTGTGTCCATGGGAGGAAAATTTGCAAAATGTACATGCCAAAATCAGTTCACAGCATTCCTTCTGATGTTCTCCTTTTCTCTAAAAAAAACAATGATCTTACATGTTAACATATCCTGAAAGACATTTAAGTGAAGCTTAAAGATTATCGTAATATGTATTTTAGAGCAAATAATTGATATCATTATGTTCCAGTATTCCCCAaagtttaattttcttaaatagcTACTTAATATGCAGGGTGTACTGTTCTTCGATCGAATGAGTGATGAAGTTCTTGACACTATTCGTGCAAAGCTACAGGTGAGTAACATACCAACAGCTGTCACGTTTTCTGATgccacaaatatttttttcctttgccaAGCTAGTTTTTCCTATCTCTTGTGATTTGTTTAGCGGACTTTTTCTTTTCGTTGGAGATTGTGTCTTTGGATAAAGGTGAATAAGGAATGAGCTATCTGCTATTTGCTAATTCCCTTCTAAGGCCCTGCACCTCCTGAGCAATCAAAACTAGTACTTTTTCATAGTTAGGCTTGTGGTCAGCGCTTATCCCTTTATTATTACTTATCAAAGAATTTTCTTCCATTTATGAATTATAATCATCCTCCATGTGTTGAGgatttctttcaatttata
Proteins encoded in this window:
- the LOC107415274 gene encoding peptide deformylase 1B, chloroplastic isoform X1, which gives rise to MARAARLHSLLSLQALYPTLTRRSTFSADFFQLSCLCSTGRLFSSMNALKPPLKPVLAQAKRGFSVNDDDVASPDDLRYEAPLRIVEYPDPILRAKNKRIESFDDNLKKLVGDMFDIMYKTDGIGLSAPQVGINVQLMVFNPVGERGEGEEIVLVNPRVNKYSKKIVLFNEGCLSFPGIYADVERPETIKIDARDINGARFSVSLSGLPARIFQHEFDHLQGVLFFDRMSDEVLDTIRAKLQALEKKYEDKTGCRSPEKIETRQSKKVAVGFGKGKPR
- the LOC107415274 gene encoding peptide deformylase 1B, chloroplastic isoform X2 encodes the protein MARAARLHSLLSLQALYPTLTRRSTFSADFFQLSCLCSTGRLFSSMNALKPPLKPVLAQAKRGFSVNDDDVASPDDLRYEAPLRIVEYPDPILRAKNKRIESFDDNLKKLVGDMFDIMYKTDGIGLSAPQVGINVQLMVFNPVGERGEGEEIVLVNPRVNKYSKKIVLFNEGCLSFPGIYADVERPETIKIDARDINGARFSVSLSGLPARIFQHEFDHLQGVLFFDRMSDEVLDTIRAKLQVDSVCVGAVTRG